Proteins from a single region of Chryseomicrobium sp. FSL W7-1435:
- a CDS encoding AAA family ATPase encodes MQFTQMPADDTRPPLEQYGRNLVSYAKEGKMDPVIGRDQEIRNVIRILSRKTKNNPVLIGEPGVGKTAIVEGLAQRIVKKDVPEGLKEKEIYELDMSALIAGAKYRGEFEERLKAVLKQVKDSEGSIILFIDELHTIVGAGKADGAMDAGNMLKPMLARGELHCIGATTLDEYRMYIEKDPALERRFQQVLVKEPTVEDAISILRGLKERFELHHGVRIHDRAIVAAAELSNRYITERFMPDKAIDLVDEACAMIRTEIDSMPQELDEVTRKIMQLQIEEQALLKEKDAASQKRLQQLRQELTALQQSSSAMSTQWEQEKASLKVVQEKREALDKLRRELEESEAAYDLAKAAELRHGKIPLAEKELATIEQENQSEERILREEVTEEEIASIVARWTGIPVTKLVEGEREKLLQLEATLAQRVIGQDKAIQLVSEAVLRARAGIKDPHKPIGSFLFLGPTGVGKTELAKTLAAQLFDSEQHFIRIDMSEYMEKHSVSRLVGAPPGYIGYEEGGQLTEAVRRNPYSVVLLDEIEKAHPDVANILLQLLDDGRITDSQGRAVNFSNTIVILTSNIGSSYLIESESEISEHKEQLVMQALRQQFKPELLNRMDDIVMFHSLGKNQFIQIAEKYMNELAVKLGKQDVSLQVDPSVYQWIVDRGVDAAFGARPLKRYIQRHIETQVAKQLIKGDVGPGSTLELTIVDNELVVSG; translated from the coding sequence ATGCAATTCACCCAAATGCCCGCAGATGATACTAGACCACCTCTCGAACAATATGGACGAAACCTTGTGAGTTATGCAAAAGAAGGAAAAATGGATCCTGTCATTGGAAGAGACCAAGAAATTCGCAACGTGATTCGGATTCTTTCACGCAAAACAAAAAATAATCCCGTACTAATTGGTGAACCTGGTGTGGGTAAGACGGCGATAGTAGAGGGACTTGCTCAGCGCATTGTAAAAAAAGATGTGCCAGAAGGGCTTAAGGAAAAAGAAATTTATGAATTAGATATGTCAGCCCTTATTGCCGGAGCAAAATATCGTGGTGAATTTGAAGAACGTTTGAAAGCGGTACTTAAACAAGTGAAAGATAGTGAAGGATCTATTATTTTATTTATTGATGAGCTTCATACCATTGTGGGGGCTGGTAAAGCAGACGGAGCTATGGATGCGGGCAACATGCTAAAACCAATGCTTGCTCGTGGAGAACTGCACTGTATTGGGGCAACTACTTTAGATGAATACCGAATGTATATTGAAAAAGATCCTGCGTTAGAACGCCGTTTTCAACAAGTTCTTGTGAAAGAACCGACTGTTGAAGATGCGATTTCTATCTTACGTGGACTAAAAGAACGTTTTGAATTGCATCATGGTGTTAGAATTCATGACCGAGCCATCGTAGCTGCTGCCGAACTGTCAAACCGGTATATCACGGAACGTTTCATGCCAGACAAAGCAATCGACCTTGTAGATGAGGCGTGTGCGATGATTCGTACAGAAATTGATTCTATGCCGCAAGAATTAGACGAAGTCACACGTAAAATTATGCAGCTTCAAATTGAAGAACAAGCATTACTGAAAGAAAAAGATGCCGCCAGTCAAAAACGATTACAACAGCTTCGACAAGAATTAACAGCTTTACAGCAGTCTTCTAGTGCCATGAGTACCCAGTGGGAGCAGGAAAAAGCCTCACTCAAAGTAGTTCAAGAAAAACGTGAAGCCCTTGATAAATTACGTAGAGAACTTGAAGAATCTGAAGCGGCATACGATTTAGCTAAAGCTGCGGAACTTCGACATGGAAAAATTCCTTTAGCAGAAAAAGAACTGGCTACGATTGAGCAGGAAAATCAATCAGAAGAGCGCATTCTACGTGAAGAAGTAACGGAAGAGGAGATTGCATCGATTGTAGCCCGGTGGACGGGTATTCCGGTTACAAAGCTTGTGGAAGGGGAGCGTGAAAAGTTGCTTCAATTAGAAGCCACTCTTGCACAGCGCGTTATTGGACAAGACAAAGCAATTCAACTAGTTTCAGAAGCCGTTCTGCGGGCACGAGCGGGTATTAAAGATCCACATAAACCAATCGGATCCTTCTTATTCTTAGGACCGACGGGTGTCGGGAAGACCGAGCTTGCTAAAACATTAGCAGCCCAACTGTTTGATTCTGAGCAACATTTTATTCGAATTGATATGTCGGAATATATGGAAAAGCATAGTGTCTCAAGATTAGTTGGCGCACCACCCGGTTATATTGGATATGAAGAAGGGGGTCAGTTAACTGAAGCGGTCCGGAGAAATCCTTATTCTGTAGTACTTTTAGATGAAATCGAGAAAGCACATCCGGATGTAGCCAATATTTTATTACAACTTTTAGATGATGGGCGCATCACAGATAGCCAAGGTAGAGCCGTTAATTTTTCAAATACCATTGTGATTTTAACTTCTAATATCGGATCTTCTTATTTAATAGAGTCAGAATCCGAGATTTCAGAACATAAAGAACAACTAGTTATGCAAGCACTTCGCCAACAGTTCAAACCAGAGTTATTAAATAGAATGGATGACATTGTCATGTTCCATTCATTGGGGAAAAATCAATTTATTCAAATTGCAGAAAAATATATGAATGAGTTGGCAGTTAAACTCGGAAAACAGGATGTGTCATTGCAGGTGGATCCATCCGTTTATCAATGGATTGTCGATAGAGGTGTAGATGCGGCATTTGGTGCCCGACCTTTAAAGCGCTACATTCAGCGTCACATTGAAACACAAGTTGCTAAGCAGCTAATTAAAGGGGATGTTGGCCCTGGATCAACTCTTGAATTGACCATTGTAGACAATGAGCTTGTTGTTTCTGGCTAA
- a CDS encoding metal-sulfur cluster assembly factor: MDQDMKDSMMSALEEVIDPELGIDIVNLGLVYDVDLTDEGVAIVTMTLTSIGCPMGPMIVDQVKTALGQLPEVKETDVNITFNPPWSRDHMSRYAKIALGIR, translated from the coding sequence ATGGATCAAGATATGAAAGATAGTATGATGAGCGCTCTAGAAGAGGTTATCGACCCTGAACTTGGAATTGACATTGTCAATTTAGGTCTTGTATACGATGTGGATCTTACGGATGAAGGTGTTGCAATCGTTACAATGACTCTTACGTCAATTGGATGCCCAATGGGACCAATGATTGTAGATCAGGTCAAGACAGCTCTTGGTCAGTTGCCAGAGGTCAAGGAAACAGATGTTAACATTACATTTAATCCACCTTGGTCACGTGATCACATGTCACGTTACGCTAAAATCGCATTAGGAATTCGATAA
- a CDS encoding Cof-type HAD-IIB family hydrolase codes for MEKHLIVLDLDGTLLTDEKVISPRTKETLLKAKEAGHEIMIATGRPYRATGMYYKELRLTTPIVNFNGAFVHHPTSRDWKTIHEPIKLSVVKEVVNAVENFEIKNLLAEVLDDVYLHQHDEKIMDAFAWGDPKFTTGDLRNYLKHDPTSMLIHAEEHHVEAIRSHLREVHAEVIDHRRWGAPWHVIEIVKSGLNKAVGIQPVADYLNIPKSRIIAFGDEDNDLEMIDYAGTGVAMGNAISPLKNIANEIIGTNNEDGIGIYLEERLKLKLHV; via the coding sequence ATGGAAAAACATTTAATCGTACTTGACTTGGATGGTACCTTATTAACGGATGAAAAAGTGATTTCTCCACGCACTAAAGAAACACTACTAAAAGCAAAAGAAGCGGGTCATGAAATCATGATTGCCACTGGCAGACCTTATCGCGCTACTGGCATGTATTATAAAGAACTTAGATTGACAACTCCGATTGTCAACTTTAATGGTGCCTTCGTGCATCACCCAACCTCTCGTGATTGGAAAACAATTCATGAACCAATCAAATTAAGTGTAGTCAAAGAAGTGGTTAATGCTGTTGAGAACTTTGAAATAAAGAATTTACTTGCCGAAGTTTTAGATGATGTCTATCTTCACCAGCACGATGAAAAAATCATGGATGCATTTGCCTGGGGAGACCCTAAGTTCACAACTGGAGATTTACGAAACTATTTGAAGCATGATCCAACAAGCATGCTCATTCATGCAGAAGAACATCATGTCGAGGCAATCCGTAGCCATTTACGTGAAGTCCATGCAGAGGTTATTGATCATCGCCGTTGGGGTGCACCTTGGCACGTTATTGAAATTGTCAAAAGCGGTTTGAATAAAGCAGTTGGAATACAACCTGTGGCAGACTATTTAAACATCCCTAAAAGCCGAATCATTGCCTTCGGAGATGAAGACAATGACTTAGAAATGATTGATTATGCAGGGACTGGTGTAGCAATGGGGAATGCCATTTCACCACTTAAAAATATCGCCAATGAAATTATCGGCACAAATAATGAAGACGGCATCGGTATTTATTTAGAAGAACGCTTGAAATTAAAACTACATGTATAG
- a CDS encoding DegV family protein, whose amino-acid sequence MKIYADSATDLPLSYFQQADVELFPLRVHIEGNDYEDIIGIQAKEVYDKIREGHQPKTSQVSPETFLKEFEKLAKNGEQGIYVAFSSALSGTYNTAVMMRDQVVESYPDFQFVIIDSKAASLGYGMLVKKAVELRTQGLTVAELETRLYDIAPHIEHYFTVEDLDYMARGGRVSKTSAFVGGLLNIKPVLHVEEGKLIPIEKIRGRKKVIKRLVELVGQTGFELEKQTVHISHGDDEAAALELRALLEEAYGIQNFEIQMIGSAIGAHVGPGALSVFFYS is encoded by the coding sequence ATGAAAATCTATGCGGATAGCGCGACGGACTTACCATTAAGTTATTTCCAGCAGGCGGATGTGGAACTTTTTCCACTTCGCGTACATATTGAAGGCAACGATTACGAAGATATCATCGGTATTCAAGCCAAAGAAGTTTACGATAAAATTCGTGAGGGTCATCAACCTAAAACGTCTCAAGTCTCACCCGAAACCTTCTTAAAGGAATTTGAGAAACTTGCTAAGAATGGTGAACAAGGAATTTATGTTGCCTTTTCTTCTGCTTTATCGGGCACTTATAACACTGCAGTGATGATGCGGGATCAAGTGGTAGAATCGTATCCTGATTTTCAATTTGTAATTATTGATTCGAAAGCAGCGTCTCTTGGCTACGGCATGTTGGTCAAAAAAGCTGTGGAACTTCGCACGCAAGGTTTGACTGTGGCTGAGCTTGAGACGAGATTATATGATATCGCCCCTCATATTGAACATTACTTCACAGTTGAAGATTTGGATTATATGGCACGTGGTGGCCGCGTATCCAAAACAAGCGCTTTTGTTGGCGGGCTATTGAACATCAAGCCTGTTCTTCATGTGGAAGAAGGAAAACTGATTCCAATCGAAAAAATTCGTGGTCGTAAAAAAGTTATCAAGCGGTTGGTTGAACTTGTGGGTCAGACTGGTTTTGAACTAGAAAAACAAACTGTCCATATTTCACATGGAGATGATGAAGCTGCGGCTTTAGAATTGCGAGCTTTATTAGAAGAAGCTTATGGTATTCAAAATTTTGAAATTCAAATGATCGGTTCCGCAATTGGAGCTCATGTTGGACCTGGTGCTCTCTCTGTCTTTTTCTATTCTTAG
- a CDS encoding alpha-amylase family glycosyl hydrolase: protein MNRLPFILLFALLLSIPAPAFASMQDESIYDLYVDRYFNQTSNNDVDVNTQDPQAFAGGDFLGIRDRLSHIQDMGFTYISVGPIFETDKYDGSAIVAYSSIEPRFGTEQEFVDLVEELHAKDLKVMIDLPVNDATPQQFEEMQAFVEQYAIDGVKLTGLPETATQELSAFVEAINTDQRDVISLQETDLQLDATFSNSTVEAFQQAFKTVDQPMDVLTTLTEKDVLALDTLATERFTHFSTMENMFPPTRIKVALGALLTLPGVPVMTYGTEIAMNGDSSETSHQIMNFRVDEDIMLFAEDLQTVRNQSEALQTGDFELLQNEDGYLVFKRSTENESFIVVINNSSETKTFTASEEIVGVDKELRGLFGRDVVRQNDNGMYNMTIDRELVELYHVKENAGLNTAYIVAMLIAYALFLGFIYLVWRKGKQKKKALAE, encoded by the coding sequence ATGAACCGCTTACCCTTTATATTGCTCTTTGCTCTGCTTCTAAGCATACCAGCACCAGCATTCGCTTCTATGCAAGATGAGAGCATTTATGACCTCTATGTAGATCGCTATTTTAATCAAACTTCCAACAATGATGTCGACGTCAACACACAAGATCCACAAGCATTTGCTGGTGGAGACTTTTTAGGTATTCGTGATCGACTCAGCCACATACAAGACATGGGCTTTACTTACATATCTGTTGGTCCCATTTTTGAAACCGACAAGTATGATGGAAGTGCTATAGTTGCCTATTCTAGTATCGAACCGCGGTTTGGTACAGAACAAGAATTTGTGGATTTAGTAGAAGAATTGCACGCAAAAGATTTAAAGGTGATGATAGACCTTCCTGTGAACGATGCAACCCCTCAACAGTTTGAGGAAATGCAAGCGTTCGTGGAACAATATGCTATCGATGGAGTCAAATTAACCGGCTTACCTGAAACAGCCACGCAGGAACTTAGTGCATTTGTTGAAGCAATTAATACCGATCAGCGAGATGTGATCAGTTTGCAGGAGACAGATTTACAGTTGGATGCAACTTTCAGTAATAGCACTGTAGAAGCCTTTCAGCAAGCATTTAAGACTGTTGATCAACCGATGGATGTCCTGACGACTCTAACGGAAAAGGATGTGCTAGCGTTAGATACATTAGCCACTGAGCGGTTTACACACTTCAGTACCATGGAAAATATGTTTCCACCTACACGTATTAAAGTGGCGCTTGGAGCTCTTTTAACTCTTCCAGGAGTACCAGTGATGACTTACGGAACCGAAATTGCGATGAACGGAGATAGCAGTGAGACAAGTCATCAGATTATGAACTTCCGTGTAGACGAGGATATTATGTTATTTGCAGAAGACCTGCAAACTGTTCGTAATCAATCAGAAGCGCTGCAAACTGGAGATTTTGAACTTCTGCAAAATGAAGATGGCTACTTAGTGTTCAAGCGTTCTACAGAAAATGAATCGTTTATCGTCGTGATAAATAACTCCAGTGAAACGAAAACCTTTACGGCATCTGAAGAGATTGTAGGGGTGGACAAAGAGTTACGAGGTTTGTTTGGTCGAGATGTGGTTCGTCAAAATGACAATGGCATGTATAACATGACAATTGACCGTGAATTAGTGGAACTTTACCATGTGAAAGAAAATGCAGGGTTAAATACAGCTTATATTGTAGCGATGCTGATAGCGTATGCTCTGTTTTTAGGCTTCATCTACCTTGTTTGGAGAAAAGGGAAACAAAAGAAAAAAGCTTTAGCTGAGTGA
- a CDS encoding YisL family protein yields the protein MDFLASPHLHITTWVLGIALFFIAYLMPASAKNTKIIHMILRVDYLLIILTGVALFIKGMDFGQGMLYGLKFIAGILVIGMMEMALVKKKKGKPSTLFVVLMLVFLFIALFLGFKLPMGINFLA from the coding sequence ATGGACTTTTTAGCATCACCACATTTACACATCACTACCTGGGTATTGGGTATTGCATTATTTTTCATTGCTTACTTAATGCCAGCGTCAGCAAAAAACACAAAAATCATTCACATGATTTTACGTGTGGATTACTTATTAATTATTTTGACAGGCGTCGCGTTGTTCATTAAAGGTATGGACTTTGGCCAAGGAATGCTTTACGGCTTGAAATTCATAGCAGGTATTCTAGTAATCGGTATGATGGAAATGGCGTTAGTGAAAAAGAAGAAAGGCAAACCATCGACTTTGTTCGTTGTCTTAATGCTTGTATTCTTATTCATTGCCTTGTTCCTAGGCTTTAAACTGCCAATGGGAATCAACTTCCTAGCATAA
- a CDS encoding fumarylacetoacetate hydrolase family protein, giving the protein MKLLSYRHQQLERFGPKVKKQEAVWDVQKINEELQTFVDFPATLAEGTAKGMDFVEQLRKLVIEAENHPEAETFKHQFTDIEWLAPIPRTPKNIFAIGKNYADHAKEMGGEAVDFVVFTKSPTAIVGDEATVSVHSELTQQLDYEGELAIVIGKGGKNIPERMALDAVFGYTIGNDITARDMQKNHQQFFLGKSLAGSSPLGPYVVTKDELANPHELTIVTKVNDEIRQNGKTSDMVYSIEQIIAKVSAVVELEPGDIILTGTPAGVGKGFEPPKFLTSGDTVKVSIEGIGTLVTHIE; this is encoded by the coding sequence ATGAAATTATTATCGTATCGACACCAACAACTAGAAAGATTCGGTCCAAAAGTGAAAAAGCAAGAGGCGGTTTGGGATGTTCAAAAAATCAATGAGGAGCTTCAAACATTTGTTGATTTTCCAGCAACGCTTGCTGAAGGTACTGCAAAAGGAATGGATTTTGTAGAACAGCTTCGCAAACTTGTAATAGAAGCCGAGAATCATCCAGAAGCAGAGACATTCAAGCACCAGTTTACGGATATTGAGTGGTTAGCTCCAATTCCACGCACGCCTAAAAATATCTTTGCCATCGGTAAGAATTATGCAGATCATGCAAAGGAGATGGGTGGAGAGGCTGTTGATTTTGTCGTATTTACAAAATCGCCTACAGCAATAGTGGGAGATGAAGCGACTGTTTCAGTTCATAGTGAATTGACTCAACAGCTCGATTATGAGGGTGAGCTGGCAATTGTCATTGGCAAAGGTGGAAAAAACATTCCTGAACGTATGGCACTTGATGCCGTGTTTGGTTATACAATCGGTAACGATATTACTGCGAGGGACATGCAGAAAAATCATCAGCAGTTTTTCTTAGGTAAAAGTTTAGCAGGGAGTTCCCCGCTCGGACCTTACGTAGTAACAAAAGATGAACTAGCAAATCCTCACGAATTGACTATTGTTACAAAAGTAAATGATGAAATTCGTCAAAATGGGAAAACGTCTGATATGGTATACTCAATTGAGCAAATTATTGCTAAAGTGAGTGCTGTTGTAGAACTAGAACCGGGAGATATCATTTTAACGGGTACACCAGCTGGCGTCGGCAAAGGATTCGAACCACCGAAGTTTTTAACTTCAGGAGATACTGTAAAAGTATCGATTGAAGGTATTGGTACATTAGTAACACACATCGAGTAA
- a CDS encoding DUF418 domain-containing protein, with protein sequence MQLHPLSNSERFQEIDQLRGFSLLGILLVNMLFFHSPYIYFDPFNWYQLPQDKFMYQMIDIWVQGSFYPLFAMLFGFGLATQFLRIEEKFLTFGMKRMAVLLLIGILHVLFLWAGDILITYAASGFVLLFLLRLSAKWLFSLALVFYLIPNAAITLLLAAVKRFDPDSAAMYSSVQGIESSIIAYGSGSFGEVLTQRLADWNYMNQGGLFLLWMLFSILPLMMLGAAAAKANLIKRIRNSFSKTLLAGILLIAVGTLTKWIPYALEGNILTATVQDTFGGPIQAIGYGLVFLSLAAKFSGFIGLRPFEKAGRMSLSIYLLMSVLATTFFYSYGLGFYGKVDVTAGTWIGIGIYAICLIFAELWLSKAKQGPVEVLWRTLTYPRNK encoded by the coding sequence TTGCAACTACACCCCTTATCAAATTCCGAGCGATTTCAAGAAATAGATCAGCTCCGAGGGTTTTCATTATTAGGTATTTTACTCGTCAATATGTTGTTTTTTCACTCTCCCTATATTTATTTTGATCCTTTTAATTGGTACCAGTTGCCTCAAGATAAATTCATGTACCAGATGATAGACATATGGGTGCAAGGTAGCTTCTATCCGTTATTTGCTATGTTGTTTGGGTTTGGTCTTGCTACTCAATTTTTGCGTATTGAAGAAAAGTTTTTAACATTTGGGATGAAACGAATGGCAGTGTTATTGCTCATAGGAATTTTACATGTTTTATTCTTATGGGCGGGCGATATATTAATCACCTATGCAGCTTCAGGTTTTGTGCTCCTATTTTTATTGCGCCTTTCTGCCAAGTGGCTATTTAGTTTAGCACTGGTATTCTATCTGATTCCAAATGCTGCTATCACTCTTTTACTGGCGGCAGTTAAAAGATTTGATCCAGACAGTGCTGCCATGTATTCTTCAGTGCAGGGTATCGAATCTTCAATTATAGCGTATGGGTCGGGAAGTTTTGGTGAGGTGCTAACACAGCGCCTAGCGGACTGGAACTATATGAATCAAGGTGGTCTATTTTTGCTGTGGATGTTGTTCTCTATTCTTCCGTTAATGATGTTGGGAGCAGCAGCTGCAAAGGCAAATCTTATAAAACGAATACGTAACTCTTTCAGTAAAACTTTACTCGCAGGTATTCTTTTAATAGCCGTTGGAACACTTACAAAGTGGATTCCTTATGCGTTAGAAGGGAATATCTTGACGGCGACAGTGCAAGATACCTTTGGTGGACCGATTCAAGCTATCGGGTATGGACTTGTCTTTCTATCTTTAGCGGCAAAATTTTCAGGATTTATTGGATTAAGGCCATTTGAAAAAGCAGGCCGAATGTCGTTATCTATCTATCTTTTAATGTCTGTTTTAGCCACAACATTTTTCTATTCCTATGGACTAGGCTTTTATGGGAAGGTAGATGTAACTGCAGGAACTTGGATTGGAATTGGGATTTATGCCATTTGCCTTATCTTTGCAGAATTGTGGTTATCTAAGGCCAAACAAGGGCCGGTAGAAGTGCTTTGGCGAACTTTGACGTATCCACGCAACAAATAG